The sequence below is a genomic window from Dyadobacter chenwenxiniae.
CAAAAACAATACCCCCTTTTTATTGCCGGTAATTGTCCTTTCAGCAGAGATCAAAAAGCAATGCTGTTTATTTATGGATAATCCGGAGAACCGGTTGGAGGAGTTGTTTAACCGCTATTATCAGGGACTGGCGACCGCCTCGGAAAAAGAGGAGTTGATGGCGTATATGCGGTCCGCCAATGACGATGCACTTCTGGAAAAATTCCTCGAAAGTGGCTGGGTAAGTCTGGACGCGGAAGAAAACGTATTCACTGCGGAAAAAAGCAGTGCAATGTTGCGCTCCATCTTCGATTCACCCCCCAAAGAAGAAAAGAAAACGAAGATTTTCAGTCTTGGCTGGATTCGCTACGCATCAGCTGCTGCTATTTTCATCTTGATCGGTTTGGGAATCTGGAAAGTGACATCAATTCCCAAGACCGGCATAGCGCATACGGCTCAGCCCAAAACAGAAGACGTTAAGCCTGGTGGTGCCAAGGCCCTACTGACGCTTTCGGACGGCTCTGCCATTGAACTTGCGCATGCAAAAAGTGGCTTTCTTGCGCGCCAAGGTGCCGCAGAGGTGAGTAAATCCCAGGACGGTGTGCTGGTTTACAACGCAAAATCCGAAAATACAAGCACAAAAATAAGCATGAACACCCTCACCACACCTAAAGGCGGCCAATATGAAATGCTCCTGCCCGATGGAAGTAAAGTGTGGCTCAATGCATCCTCTTCCATTCGTTTTCCTTCCGTTTTTCCAGCTTCGGAACGAAAGGTGGAAATTACAGGCGAGGCATATTTTGAAGTTGCGAAAGACAAAAGCAGGCCGTTCAGGGTGAAATTTAATAAGTCTGAGGTGCAGGTTCTCGGAACAAGCTTCAATATCATGGCTTACCCGGACGAAGGGCCGAGCAAAACGACGTTGGTGGAAGGTTCAGTATTTATCAGAAATGTGAATCAAAACACAAAGCTGAAACCCGGACAGCAGGCGGCGGTGTTGCCCACCGGAAAAATCAAGACGCAGTACATTGCACTGGATGAGGCAGTTGCCTGGAAAAATGGCATGTTTTATTTTAAGGATGCCGGCATTGAGGAAGTCATGCGGCAGCTTTCGAGGTGGTACGACGTGGAAGTTTCCTATTCCGGCAAAATTCCGGTCAGGCAGTTCACTGGCCGCGTTTCGCGTAATGTGAACCTGTCCGAAGTGTCCGGAATGCTTCGCTATGCGGGTGTGAGCTGCCGCATTGAAGGTTCCAAAATGATTATTGACCCATAACACGTATATAGTTTTGCGTTTCCGTTTTTTATCAATCCAAACCTTTCATTATCATGACACCGATCCGAAATTTTTCTCCATGAGCGCGGTGCCTTTAAAACAAAAAGGGAAAATGCGCTAACATTTTCCCGTATGTCCAGGCGCACAACCGAGCTTCTCTTCAAAAGTCAATTTGCTATTCCTAAACTTTACAAATTTATGAAAATAAACTTGCTATCCGCCTTGTGCGGATACCGGCAGGCGGGCCTTCCTGCTAAAATAGTAACCATTATGACTCGGATTCTCTTTTTGCTTGTCGTCACGCTCACGCAGGTCACCGCAGACGGATACAGTCAGAAAATATCGTTTCATGCCAAAAACCTGCCCATTGAGAATGTGTTAAAGTCCATTGAGAAACAGAGCGGTTACCTGTTTTTGTATGACAAACTGG
It includes:
- a CDS encoding FecR family protein, giving the protein MDNPENRLEELFNRYYQGLATASEKEELMAYMRSANDDALLEKFLESGWVSLDAEENVFTAEKSSAMLRSIFDSPPKEEKKTKIFSLGWIRYASAAAIFILIGLGIWKVTSIPKTGIAHTAQPKTEDVKPGGAKALLTLSDGSAIELAHAKSGFLARQGAAEVSKSQDGVLVYNAKSENTSTKISMNTLTTPKGGQYEMLLPDGSKVWLNASSSIRFPSVFPASERKVEITGEAYFEVAKDKSRPFRVKFNKSEVQVLGTSFNIMAYPDEGPSKTTLVEGSVFIRNVNQNTKLKPGQQAAVLPTGKIKTQYIALDEAVAWKNGMFYFKDAGIEEVMRQLSRWYDVEVSYSGKIPVRQFTGRVSRNVNLSEVSGMLRYAGVSCRIEGSKMIIDP